In a genomic window of Tissierella sp. Yu-01:
- a CDS encoding Rrf2 family transcriptional regulator, whose protein sequence is MKLSTKGRYGLMAMFQLALEFGDEPISLKYIADKQGLSENYLEQLFSSLKRDGLIQSVRGAQGGYMLTREPKNITVGQVLRSLEGSLAPADCVLHDTDCSKEENCATKLVMVKIKDSIDSVVDSITLEDMVEDALYNKSN, encoded by the coding sequence ATGAAGCTTTCAACAAAAGGAAGATATGGCCTTATGGCAATGTTTCAACTTGCTTTAGAGTTTGGTGATGAGCCAATATCATTAAAATATATAGCTGATAAACAGGGACTTTCTGAGAATTATTTGGAGCAATTGTTTTCAAGTCTAAAAAGAGACGGACTTATTCAAAGTGTTAGAGGTGCACAGGGAGGATATATGCTTACTAGAGAACCTAAAAATATTACCGTAGGACAGGTTCTTAGGAGTTTAGAAGGAAGTTTAGCACCTGCAGACTGTGTTTTGCATGACACTGACTGTTCTAAAGAGGAAAATTGTGCCACTAAATTGGTTATGGTTAAAATAAAGGATAGTATTGATTCTGTTGTTGACTCAATCACATTAGAAGATATGGTTGAAGACGCATTATACAATAAAAGTAATTAG
- the nifS gene encoding cysteine desulfurase NifS → MGKNIYMDNSATTALRKDVLDEMLPYFTEKYGNPSSIYSLGSLSKVAVEKAREQVAKVLNADKNEIFFTAGGSESDNWAIKGIALKNKSKGNHIITTKIEHHAVLHTCEFLEKNGFEVTYLNVDNDGLIDLNELKAAITDKTILITIMFANNEIGTIQPIEEIGKIAKDNNIYFHTDAVQAIGNLRIDVKEMNIDLLSLSAHKFYGPKGVGVLYIKKGTKIDSLIAGGAQERNKRAGTENVPGIVGLGKAIELAYENLDEKNDSLIELRERLISKIQENIKYVRLNGHRTKRLPGNVNFCFEFIEGESLLLSLDMEGIAASSGSACTSGSLDPSHVLLAIGLPHEIAHGSLRLSLGIHNTEEEVDYVVEKLVEIVDRLRKMSPLYDKIKITEGK, encoded by the coding sequence ATGGGAAAAAATATATACATGGATAACTCAGCTACAACTGCCTTAAGAAAAGATGTGTTAGATGAAATGTTACCTTATTTTACTGAAAAATACGGAAATCCATCAAGTATTTATTCTTTAGGATCTTTGTCAAAAGTTGCAGTAGAGAAAGCAAGAGAACAGGTAGCAAAAGTATTGAATGCGGATAAAAATGAGATATTTTTTACTGCTGGTGGTTCAGAATCTGATAATTGGGCTATTAAGGGTATAGCTTTAAAAAATAAAAGCAAAGGTAATCATATAATCACAACAAAAATTGAACATCATGCAGTTTTACATACATGCGAATTCTTGGAGAAGAATGGATTCGAAGTAACGTATCTAAACGTTGATAATGACGGCTTAATAGATTTAAATGAGCTTAAAGCAGCTATAACTGACAAAACAATTCTTATAACAATAATGTTTGCAAATAATGAGATTGGAACAATACAACCTATTGAAGAAATAGGTAAAATTGCCAAAGATAATAATATTTATTTCCATACAGATGCAGTTCAAGCTATTGGAAATCTTAGAATTGATGTTAAAGAAATGAATATTGATTTATTATCACTCTCAGCTCATAAATTCTATGGACCGAAGGGTGTTGGTGTCCTATATATAAAAAAAGGCACAAAAATTGATTCATTAATAGCAGGTGGAGCTCAAGAAAGGAATAAGAGAGCGGGAACTGAAAATGTACCTGGAATTGTTGGATTAGGTAAAGCAATTGAATTAGCATATGAAAATCTTGATGAAAAAAATGATAGTTTAATAGAACTTAGGGAAAGATTAATTTCTAAAATACAAGAAAATATTAAATATGTAAGATTAAATGGTCATAGAACTAAAAGATTACCTGGTAATGTTAATTTCTGTTTTGAATTTATTGAAGGAGAATCTTTACTACTTAGCCTTGACATGGAAGGGATAGCAGCATCTAGTGGTTCTGCTTGTACATCTGGATCTTTAGATCCATCACATGTACTATTAGCTATCGGTCTACCCCACGAAATAGCACATGGTTCTCTGAGATTGTCTCTAGGTATTCATAACACAGAGGAAGAAGTGGATTATGTAGTAGAGAAACTTGTTGAAATAGTAGATAGACTTAGAAAGATGTCACCATTATATGATAAGATAAAGATTACGGAGGGAAAATAA